A region from the Cannabis sativa cultivar Pink pepper isolate KNU-18-1 chromosome 9, ASM2916894v1, whole genome shotgun sequence genome encodes:
- the LOC115721862 gene encoding uncharacterized protein LOC115721862 — MATLQKFKLLATQCAVAGSPTRSPSASPVIHLRRRKTLRMLLNRPERRLPRREMSSEVTEIDGEDVEDPPPMKNKEVRARRKLKDLFVSSPPPLEDRVSNKRGGDGEEEQHGLLPEARPSVDLQSVFGVSLVARRRGFGSLRPVTAGFRYRLLRRAWRPVLVTIPE, encoded by the coding sequence ATGGCTACCTTACAAAAATTCAAGCTCCTCGCTACTCAATGCGCCGTCGCAGGAAGTCCGACAAGGAGTCCATCGGCAAGTCCCGTCATCCATCTCCGCCGGCGAAAGACCCTACGAATGCTCCTCAACCGCCCTGAGAGGAGACTCCCGCGGCGGGAAATGTCGTCGGAGGTAACGGAAATAGATGGAGAAGACGTGGAAGATCCGCCGCCGATGAAGAACAAGGAAGTTAGGGCTCGACGGAAGTTGAAGGATCTGTTTGTATCGTCTCCACCGCCTCTAGAAGATAGGGTTTCCAATAAGAGAGGAGGCGATGGAGAAGAAGAACAACACGGATTGTTACCCGAAGCAAGGCCAAGTGTAGATTTACAAAGCGTCTTCGGCGTCAGCTTGGTGGCTAGGCGCCGCGGATTCGGCTCACTACGCCCGGTTACAGCCGGCTTTCGTTATAGATTGCTCAGAAGAGCTTGGCGGCCCGTACTTGTTACCATTCCAGAGTAA